One window from the genome of Acinetobacter sp. ANC 7912 encodes:
- the gloA gene encoding lactoylglutathione lyase, whose protein sequence is MRMLHTMLRVGNLERSLEFYTEVLGMTLLRKRDYEEGRFTLAFVGYGDEDNNTVLELTHNWDTERYDLGNGYGHIAIAVDNAYKACEEIKARGGKVVREAGPMKGGVTVIAFVEDPDGYKIELIQQDHNARNN, encoded by the coding sequence ATGCGCATGCTGCATACCATGCTACGTGTAGGCAATCTGGAACGTTCTTTAGAGTTCTATACTGAAGTGCTTGGTATGACTTTACTTCGTAAGCGTGATTATGAAGAAGGTCGTTTCACATTGGCATTTGTTGGCTATGGCGATGAAGACAACAATACCGTGCTTGAGCTGACCCATAACTGGGATACAGAAAGGTATGACTTGGGTAATGGCTATGGTCATATTGCCATTGCGGTGGATAATGCCTATAAAGCGTGTGAAGAAATTAAAGCTCGTGGTGGTAAAGTCGTGCGTGAAGCTGGCCCAATGAAAGGTGGTGTCACTGTGATCGCCTTTGTAGAAGATCCAGACGGTTACAAGATCGAGCTGATCCAGCAAGACCACAACGCACGTAATAACTAA
- a CDS encoding bile acid:sodium symporter family protein: protein MLKLLALDRFTVLLFVMVILASFAPVSGQAAEIFSTITTVAIAVLFFLHGAKLSREAVIEGLMHWKLHTLVFAFTFALFPILGLLAKPVLVPMLGQELYWGFLFMCFLPSTVQSSIAFTSVAQGNVAGAVCSASFSNIIGMFITPLLVAFFILGKSQHGFDPTASIIQITLLLLVPFILGQILRPWVFPYMKKMPKLVKFFDQSSILMVVYGAFSSAVVAGLWHQVSLSTLFLLILACSVLLTLVMVLTIFVPRWMGFDKSDQKTIFFCGSKKTLASGVPMAQILFIGQPLGMIVLPIMIFHQIQLMVCGIIANMWSKQIEIKSEE, encoded by the coding sequence ATGCTTAAGCTGTTGGCATTGGACCGATTTACCGTACTGCTGTTTGTCATGGTGATACTTGCCAGCTTTGCTCCGGTGTCCGGACAGGCAGCGGAAATTTTCTCCACCATTACCACTGTGGCAATTGCAGTCCTATTCTTTCTGCATGGTGCTAAACTGTCCCGTGAAGCAGTGATTGAAGGTTTAATGCACTGGAAATTGCATACGCTAGTATTTGCTTTTACCTTTGCCTTGTTCCCGATTCTTGGGTTGCTTGCGAAACCCGTGTTGGTACCCATGTTAGGGCAGGAACTGTACTGGGGCTTCCTGTTTATGTGTTTCCTGCCATCTACGGTGCAGTCGTCAATTGCCTTTACTTCAGTAGCGCAGGGTAATGTCGCAGGTGCAGTTTGTAGTGCTTCTTTTTCCAATATTATCGGGATGTTTATTACCCCATTGTTGGTGGCATTTTTTATTCTGGGAAAATCCCAGCATGGCTTTGATCCAACCGCTTCGATTATCCAGATTACCTTATTGCTGCTAGTGCCATTTATCTTGGGGCAGATTCTGCGTCCATGGGTATTTCCGTACATGAAGAAAATGCCGAAGCTGGTGAAATTCTTTGACCAGAGCTCGATCTTGATGGTGGTGTATGGTGCCTTTAGTAGCGCTGTCGTGGCAGGCTTGTGGCATCAGGTCAGCTTATCGACTTTATTCTTATTAATCTTGGCTTGTTCCGTGTTATTAACCCTCGTAATGGTGCTGACGATTTTCGTGCCACGCTGGATGGGCTTTGATAAGTCGGATCAGAAAACCATTTTCTTTTGCGGTTCGAAAAAGACCTTAGCCAGTGGCGTACCGATGGCGCAGATTCTTTTTATCGGTCAGCCATTGGGCATGATCGTTCTGCCAATCATGATCTTTCACCAGATCCAGCTGATGGTGTGTGGCATTATTGCCAATATGTGGTCGAAACAGATTGAAATCAAAAGCGAAGAATAA
- the rpmE gene encoding 50S ribosomal protein L31, with the protein MRADIHPKYEKLVATCSCGNVIETRSAVGKETLYLDVCSACHPFYTGKQKNVDTGGRIDKFKQRFAGMSRSIKR; encoded by the coding sequence ATGCGCGCCGATATTCACCCAAAATATGAAAAACTAGTTGCTACTTGTTCATGTGGTAACGTGATCGAAACTCGTTCAGCTGTTGGTAAAGAAACTCTTTACCTAGACGTATGTTCAGCTTGCCACCCATTCTACACTGGTAAGCAAAAGAACGTTGACACTGGCGGTCGTATCGACAAGTTCAAACAACGTTTTGCTGGTATGTCACGTTCTATCAAACGTTAA
- a CDS encoding EAL domain-containing protein yields the protein MGSIEVRNPLLSKKLKRTETRLLIIDDNQIRFNQIRDLLTGNEYQVDAVLLDDLQNFEKQLNFNWDLIIFGRAYDLKYEQALSIVRLSKQPDLPMILLKPEDYQPEQYADYIRKGIYDILNLDYPDRFYVGLVRALSFSRMNQTQQHLLEELETVQIQAQSLVEDSNKAVATIQEGIHIQANDDYLKLFGLKSEDEIIGLPLLDLLQPEELNEFKTRFKKISQGQFELGGFEIHSNNPSVAAANPLKLEFLASTSEEDALQLTIDSANAQSSASAEKSPSKPNPLQLLKRELTREPAAANALITFSFAAYEPRILNADWETYMGYFNNIEAFLKEQTRIPLFKLEHDVLVGVIQADSQEILESKLVGLASLSKPQLIQVNQQDYSFNLRIGHSKIDAKLEEAQLEQSIARAFSTPLPVQQQSSEFVLDIPAETLAKTEAAPSLEFSIAGSATLAAAPAETPTPEKAPTPAPAATIPPVSPAATAAPVAMPGSILHALRQCLERGEIHLKYQQLYDKEDTNLYTYEVTSGFIFENKWQDISKILELNEEDELSIKLDRWILVESCKQLHNFITQYPDARLIVNLNRAVLFKDRTFPEFISKLITIIRSKLQHPLTLQFAEEDILLNREDAQKYLRILRDHGAEISIREFGHSMYSEILLREMDTNMVTIHPELATKLNTKTEELQEKISGFLEIKPVNVLLRELNDMTSFANAWNVDARFIQGDYFQKKLDHLIDVQER from the coding sequence ATGGGAAGCATTGAAGTGAGAAATCCATTATTGTCCAAGAAGTTAAAACGTACCGAGACACGTTTGCTGATTATTGATGACAACCAGATTCGTTTTAACCAGATTCGTGATCTATTAACGGGGAATGAATATCAGGTCGATGCCGTACTGCTGGATGACCTGCAGAATTTTGAAAAACAGTTGAACTTCAACTGGGATCTGATCATTTTCGGTCGCGCCTATGATCTGAAATATGAACAGGCGTTAAGCATCGTAAGGCTGTCCAAACAACCGGATCTGCCAATGATTCTGCTGAAACCCGAAGATTATCAGCCAGAGCAATACGCGGATTACATCCGTAAAGGTATCTATGACATCCTGAATCTGGATTACCCGGATCGTTTCTATGTCGGACTGGTGCGTGCCCTGTCCTTTAGCCGCATGAATCAGACTCAGCAGCATTTGCTGGAAGAACTGGAAACCGTACAAATCCAGGCCCAATCTTTGGTTGAAGACAGCAATAAAGCGGTCGCGACCATTCAGGAAGGGATTCATATTCAGGCCAATGACGACTACCTGAAATTATTCGGCCTGAAATCTGAAGACGAAATTATCGGCTTGCCTCTACTGGACTTACTACAACCTGAAGAACTAAACGAGTTTAAAACCCGTTTTAAAAAGATTTCTCAAGGCCAGTTTGAGCTGGGTGGTTTCGAAATTCACTCTAATAATCCAAGTGTTGCCGCAGCCAATCCGTTGAAACTGGAATTTTTAGCCTCTACCAGTGAAGAAGATGCACTGCAGCTGACCATTGATTCAGCCAATGCACAAAGCAGCGCCTCTGCTGAAAAATCGCCTAGCAAGCCAAACCCGTTACAGCTATTGAAACGCGAGCTCACACGTGAGCCGGCTGCAGCTAATGCTCTCATCACCTTCTCTTTTGCAGCGTATGAACCACGTATTCTCAATGCCGATTGGGAAACTTATATGGGTTACTTCAATAATATTGAAGCTTTCCTAAAAGAACAGACCCGTATTCCATTATTTAAACTGGAACATGATGTACTGGTTGGCGTGATTCAGGCGGATTCACAGGAAATTCTGGAATCTAAACTGGTTGGATTGGCCTCCCTGAGCAAACCTCAGTTAATTCAGGTGAATCAGCAGGACTATTCATTTAATTTACGTATCGGTCATAGCAAAATTGATGCGAAGCTTGAGGAAGCTCAGTTAGAGCAATCAATTGCCCGCGCCTTCTCAACGCCATTACCCGTTCAACAGCAATCCTCTGAATTCGTGCTGGATATTCCGGCAGAAACTTTGGCGAAAACTGAAGCAGCTCCAAGTCTGGAATTCAGTATCGCTGGTTCAGCTACTTTGGCTGCAGCACCTGCAGAAACTCCAACGCCTGAAAAAGCTCCAACGCCTGCACCTGCTGCCACAATTCCCCCAGTCAGCCCGGCAGCAACCGCTGCACCAGTGGCCATGCCAGGTTCCATCCTGCATGCCCTGCGTCAATGTCTGGAGCGTGGCGAGATTCATCTGAAATACCAGCAACTGTACGACAAAGAAGATACCAACCTGTACACATATGAAGTGACCAGCGGTTTTATCTTTGAAAACAAATGGCAGGATATTTCCAAGATTCTGGAACTGAATGAGGAGGATGAGCTATCCATCAAGCTGGATCGCTGGATTCTGGTTGAGTCCTGCAAACAGTTGCACAACTTCATTACCCAGTATCCAGATGCACGTCTGATCGTCAATCTAAACCGTGCAGTACTGTTTAAAGACCGTACCTTCCCTGAATTTATTTCCAAGTTGATTACGATTATTCGCAGTAAACTGCAGCATCCACTGACCCTGCAATTTGCTGAAGAAGATATCTTGCTAAATCGTGAAGATGCACAGAAATACCTCCGCATCTTGCGTGATCATGGCGCGGAAATCTCGATTCGTGAATTTGGTCATTCAATGTACAGTGAAATCCTGCTGCGTGAGATGGATACCAATATGGTGACCATCCATCCTGAGCTGGCTACAAAACTGAATACCAAAACTGAAGAACTGCAGGAAAAAATTTCTGGCTTCCTGGAAATCAAGCCAGTCAATGTATTGCTGCGTGAACTAAATGATATGACCTCATTTGCCAATGCATGGAATGTCGATGCCCGCTTTATCCAGGGCGATTACTTCCAGAAAAAACTCGATCATCTGATTGATGTACAGGAGCGTTAA
- a CDS encoding GTPase, which translates to MSTHPSDIFQIPTELKLDQLSFCPSNVKALQEWVSGISILQLGNSSKALFNALLEISELKCSETLRFDLIQALHPTLENVLTSLEKHFINQGLITTDRNDQIIELAMLLRSHFAKAYIDIAKRCDHELNNSSFSLFKMGRKKSLTTARMVSIYYALQQLSLLLYQQHMLYGKPVLGQWLAAHQLLEIAMQNNFHQTNINQVLGTQHELQNIAQAYTQLILLDIFNTHQIRPAEIQGLYLCSFDWAKLVQILPKETTLSRYVVDSSKDLPPVYNSRLADHFKPSIYIATQSLMEHLAGTQTKNAQYLSRNEKLFLTPALHFHIYNLLTTTMERRHERYEYSAHINICFGLSVAHFYLSKGKNFQETLDIDGSFRFQNESNMVSSTESPVAGGLGHLKALDREAKQIYHAEVLDISVNGYRIKWTGFTPPNLKTGEFILVQENAQSQWRGGVVRWIKQSTEKSLELGLEILAHDMFPCAVYARTDRNVKNYQPALLVQTTQLDQISNSIIVSGVQNYREKQTIHLRVDGHEMKIYLTKAQLITQSFIRFEYELLNDQEEQIIKNFIHKQMNEINNHDLWEALK; encoded by the coding sequence ATGAGTACACATCCTTCAGATATTTTTCAGATACCGACGGAACTTAAACTGGATCAACTGAGTTTTTGCCCATCTAATGTGAAAGCTTTGCAGGAATGGGTGTCCGGAATTTCAATCCTGCAACTAGGTAACTCTTCTAAAGCACTCTTCAATGCACTGCTGGAAATATCTGAACTGAAGTGCTCGGAAACCTTACGTTTTGACCTGATTCAGGCACTACACCCAACATTAGAAAATGTCCTGACCAGTCTGGAAAAACACTTCATCAATCAAGGACTGATTACCACGGATCGCAATGACCAGATCATTGAACTGGCGATGCTGCTACGCAGTCATTTTGCCAAGGCCTATATCGACATTGCCAAACGCTGTGACCATGAACTGAATAACAGCAGTTTTTCGCTGTTTAAAATGGGCCGTAAAAAAAGTCTGACCACGGCGCGGATGGTGTCGATTTACTATGCCCTGCAACAACTCAGCCTGCTGCTGTATCAACAGCACATGCTCTATGGCAAACCGGTATTGGGCCAATGGCTGGCTGCACATCAACTGCTCGAAATTGCGATGCAGAACAACTTCCACCAGACCAATATCAATCAGGTCTTGGGTACCCAGCATGAGCTACAAAATATTGCGCAGGCTTATACACAACTGATCCTGCTGGATATTTTCAATACTCACCAGATTCGTCCGGCAGAAATTCAGGGCTTGTACCTATGCAGCTTTGACTGGGCAAAACTGGTGCAGATTCTGCCAAAAGAAACCACGCTGTCCCGTTACGTGGTAGATAGCAGCAAGGACCTCCCACCAGTTTATAACTCACGTCTGGCTGATCATTTCAAACCAAGCATTTATATTGCTACCCAGAGCCTGATGGAACATCTGGCGGGTACACAAACTAAAAATGCCCAGTATCTGTCACGCAATGAAAAACTGTTCCTGACCCCGGCACTACATTTCCATATCTATAACCTGCTGACGACGACCATGGAACGTCGTCATGAGCGTTATGAATATTCAGCGCATATCAATATCTGCTTCGGTCTGTCAGTTGCCCACTTCTATCTGTCTAAAGGCAAGAACTTCCAGGAAACCCTGGATATTGATGGCAGTTTCCGCTTCCAGAATGAAAGCAATATGGTTAGCTCAACTGAAAGCCCTGTAGCGGGTGGCTTAGGGCATTTAAAAGCACTAGATCGCGAAGCCAAGCAAATTTATCATGCGGAAGTGCTGGATATCAGCGTGAATGGTTACCGGATTAAATGGACGGGATTCACCCCACCCAATTTAAAAACCGGTGAATTCATTCTGGTACAGGAAAATGCCCAAAGCCAATGGCGCGGTGGTGTGGTGCGCTGGATCAAGCAGTCGACTGAAAAGAGTCTGGAGCTGGGCCTGGAAATTCTGGCCCATGACATGTTCCCATGCGCGGTCTATGCACGGACTGACCGTAATGTCAAAAATTACCAGCCGGCCTTACTGGTACAAACCACGCAGCTGGATCAGATCTCGAATAGCATTATCGTATCAGGTGTACAGAATTACCGGGAAAAACAGACCATTCACCTGCGTGTGGATGGCCATGAAATGAAGATTTATCTGACCAAAGCACAGCTGATCACGCAAAGCTTTATTCGTTTTGAATACGAATTATTGAACGATCAAGAAGAACAGATCATTAAGAACTTTATTCATAAGCAGATGAATGAAATCAATAATCACGATTTATGGGAAGCATTGAAGTGA
- the epmB gene encoding EF-P beta-lysylation protein EpmB: MTDLLFQEQHWQSQLSDLITDPQELLQQLQLSPEQLLSGALLASEQFKLRVPRAFVSKMQPGNPLDPLLLQVLPHHLELEDHPDFVTDPLGEEQANQQPGVLHKYKSRFLLTLTGACAVHCRYCFRRHFPYQANLPKNEDWENIRNYLESQPDINEVILSGGDPLTLSNRKLQLWIERLESLPQLKFLRIHSRVPIVIPNRIDEELTSILKNSRLRIILVVHSNHASELDDFTCSKLHQLVQQQITVLNQAVLLKGVNDAAPVLVDLSYRLFDAGVMPYYLHVLDKVKGAHHFDLSPERINEIYTEVLASLPGYLVPKLVREIAGEKNKTPLFGVSTF; encoded by the coding sequence ATGACTGACCTTCTTTTTCAGGAACAACACTGGCAATCACAACTCAGTGACTTGATCACCGATCCGCAGGAATTATTACAGCAACTGCAGCTTTCGCCTGAGCAGTTGCTTTCTGGGGCATTACTGGCTTCAGAACAGTTCAAGCTGCGTGTGCCACGTGCCTTTGTAAGCAAAATGCAGCCAGGCAACCCTTTGGATCCACTCTTATTACAAGTGCTGCCGCATCATCTGGAACTGGAAGATCATCCTGATTTCGTCACCGATCCACTAGGCGAAGAACAGGCCAATCAGCAGCCGGGTGTCCTACATAAATATAAGTCACGTTTCCTACTGACCTTAACCGGTGCCTGTGCGGTGCATTGCCGATATTGCTTTAGACGTCACTTTCCTTATCAAGCAAATTTACCGAAGAATGAAGACTGGGAAAACATCCGGAATTATCTCGAAAGCCAGCCCGATATTAATGAAGTGATTCTCAGTGGTGGCGATCCACTGACCCTTTCCAACCGTAAACTTCAACTCTGGATTGAGCGTTTAGAATCATTACCACAGCTGAAATTCTTAAGAATACATTCACGTGTGCCAATCGTGATTCCCAACCGGATCGATGAAGAGCTGACAAGCATATTAAAAAACAGTAGGCTACGTATAATTCTAGTGGTACACTCAAATCACGCATCAGAGCTGGATGATTTCACCTGTAGCAAACTGCATCAGTTGGTGCAGCAACAAATTACTGTGCTCAATCAGGCCGTGTTACTCAAAGGGGTGAATGACGCTGCGCCTGTTCTGGTCGATTTAAGCTACCGTTTGTTCGACGCTGGGGTGATGCCGTATTATTTACATGTACTTGATAAAGTAAAAGGGGCGCATCATTTTGATTTGTCACCTGAACGAATTAACGAGATTTATACTGAAGTTTTAGCGAGCCTACCGGGGTATTTGGTTCCTAAACTTGTTCGGGAAATTGCGGGCGAAAAAAATAAGACACCGCTTTTTGGGGTTTCAACATTTTGA
- the efp gene encoding elongation factor P, with translation MAYYSTNEFKSGLKVMLDGNPCSIMENEYVKPGKGQAFNRVKLRNLKTGKVLEKTFKSGDTLEAADIVEVEMNYLYNDGEMWNFMDPVSFEQIAADKVAMGDAAKWLKDDSNELCTIMLWNGVPLSVSAPNFVVLKIVETDPGVRGDTSGGGGKPAKLETGAVVRVPLFVQQDESVRVDTRTGEYLERA, from the coding sequence ATGGCCTATTATTCTACGAATGAGTTCAAGTCAGGCCTTAAGGTTATGCTTGACGGTAACCCATGTTCAATCATGGAAAATGAATACGTAAAACCAGGTAAAGGCCAAGCTTTTAACCGTGTTAAATTACGTAACCTGAAAACTGGTAAAGTTTTAGAAAAAACATTTAAATCTGGTGACACATTAGAAGCAGCTGACATCGTAGAAGTAGAAATGAACTACTTGTACAATGACGGCGAAATGTGGAACTTCATGGATCCTGTATCATTTGAACAGATCGCTGCAGACAAAGTAGCCATGGGCGATGCTGCAAAATGGTTAAAAGATGATTCAAATGAACTTTGTACAATTATGCTTTGGAACGGTGTTCCACTGTCAGTAAGTGCTCCAAACTTCGTTGTACTGAAAATCGTTGAAACTGATCCAGGCGTTCGTGGTGATACTTCTGGCGGTGGCGGTAAACCAGCAAAACTGGAAACAGGTGCTGTGGTACGTGTTCCATTGTTCGTTCAACAAGACGAAAGCGTTCGTGTAGACACCCGTACTGGTGAATATTTAGAGCGTGCATAA
- a CDS encoding carbon starvation CstA family protein, translating into METLQAKSSMTSKIMWLIIAIVGAVSFGILALNRGEHVNAVWLVLAAACIYSIAYRFYSLFIADKVFGLNASRLTPAHRLNDGLDYVPTNKGVLFGHHFAAIAGAGPLVGPILAAQMGYLPGTIWLLVGVVLAGAVQDFLVLFISTRRDGRSLGEMAKQELGTFAGIVVMLGALGVMIIILAVLALVVVKALTNSPWGVFSIAATIPIALFMGIYMRFIRPGRIAEVSIIGFVLMMLGIIYGENIAQHPYWGPFFTLTGTELTWALIIYGFIASVLPVWLLLAPRDYLSTFLKIGVIVGLAIGILFAMPEMKLPAFTKFVDGTGPVFAGSLFPFLFITIACGAISGFHALVSSGTTPKLVNNELDIRMIGYGGMLMESFVAIMALICAAILDPGVYFAINSPAALLGTTVDTAAEAVRNLGFVVTPEALTVLAQEVGENSILSRTGGAPTFAIGMAHIITEIFNSREMMAFWYHFAILFEALFILTAVDAGTRACRFMVQDTVGIVIPAVKHSSSFIGNLIGTAVAVAGWGFFVYQGVVDPLGGINSLWPLFGIGNQILAAMALILGTVILFKMKKEKYVWVTVLPTAFLFVTSMTAGWQKIFHENPKIGFLAQAERFNNAIANNEILAPAKTLAEMQTVAMANQINAGLCAFFMIVAFVMLFAAFGIIRRALASPEPTVHESPAVYRDPAEIKPTAHH; encoded by the coding sequence ATGGAAACTCTACAAGCGAAGTCAAGCATGACTTCGAAAATCATGTGGCTCATCATAGCCATTGTCGGAGCAGTATCCTTTGGGATTCTTGCGCTCAATCGTGGTGAGCATGTCAATGCAGTCTGGCTAGTCTTGGCCGCTGCCTGTATCTACAGCATCGCTTACCGTTTTTACAGTTTATTTATTGCGGACAAGGTATTTGGACTGAATGCCAGTCGCCTGACGCCAGCACATCGTTTAAATGACGGTCTGGATTATGTCCCAACCAATAAAGGTGTTCTTTTCGGTCATCACTTTGCTGCAATTGCCGGTGCAGGTCCTTTGGTTGGGCCAATCCTTGCAGCGCAGATGGGTTATCTGCCAGGCACGATCTGGCTGTTGGTCGGTGTGGTATTGGCCGGTGCAGTACAGGACTTCCTGGTACTATTTATCTCAACCCGCCGTGATGGTCGTTCACTCGGTGAGATGGCAAAACAAGAGCTCGGTACTTTTGCCGGAATCGTAGTGATGCTTGGTGCTCTCGGCGTGATGATCATCATTCTGGCGGTCTTGGCACTAGTTGTCGTGAAAGCATTGACCAACAGTCCATGGGGCGTGTTCAGTATTGCTGCGACGATTCCGATTGCACTGTTTATGGGTATCTACATGCGTTTTATCCGTCCGGGACGCATTGCAGAAGTTTCTATTATTGGTTTTGTGTTAATGATGCTCGGCATTATCTATGGTGAAAACATCGCGCAACACCCATACTGGGGGCCATTCTTTACCCTGACAGGTACCGAACTGACCTGGGCGCTGATCATTTATGGTTTTATCGCTTCTGTACTCCCAGTCTGGTTGCTGCTTGCACCGCGTGACTATTTATCCACTTTCCTGAAAATTGGTGTCATTGTTGGTCTGGCCATCGGGATCCTGTTTGCAATGCCAGAAATGAAGCTGCCAGCATTTACCAAATTTGTGGATGGTACTGGTCCAGTCTTTGCCGGTTCACTGTTCCCATTCCTGTTTATTACCATTGCCTGTGGTGCAATTTCTGGTTTCCACGCATTGGTATCTTCAGGAACCACCCCGAAACTGGTCAACAACGAACTTGATATCCGTATGATTGGTTATGGCGGCATGTTGATGGAATCCTTTGTTGCGATTATGGCGCTGATCTGTGCGGCGATTCTGGATCCAGGTGTGTATTTTGCGATTAATTCGCCAGCTGCATTATTGGGTACGACGGTAGATACCGCAGCAGAAGCGGTGCGTAACCTTGGTTTTGTGGTGACTCCAGAAGCATTAACTGTATTGGCTCAGGAAGTGGGGGAGAATTCAATCCTCTCTCGTACCGGTGGTGCACCAACGTTTGCGATCGGTATGGCGCATATCATTACCGAAATCTTTAATAGTCGTGAAATGATGGCCTTCTGGTATCACTTCGCGATTCTGTTTGAAGCACTGTTCATTCTGACTGCGGTAGATGCCGGTACCCGTGCTTGCCGTTTTATGGTTCAGGATACCGTGGGTATCGTGATTCCAGCGGTAAAACATTCTTCTAGTTTTATTGGTAACCTGATTGGGACTGCAGTGGCCGTAGCCGGTTGGGGCTTCTTCGTGTATCAGGGCGTAGTCGATCCACTCGGCGGTATTAATAGCTTGTGGCCACTCTTCGGTATCGGTAACCAGATTCTGGCAGCAATGGCACTGATTCTGGGTACCGTGATCCTGTTCAAGATGAAGAAAGAGAAATACGTGTGGGTGACTGTGTTACCAACCGCATTCCTGTTCGTGACCTCCATGACTGCAGGCTGGCAGAAGATTTTCCATGAAAATCCAAAAATTGGTTTCCTGGCACAGGCTGAGCGTTTCAATAATGCGATTGCCAATAATGAAATTCTGGCGCCTGCAAAAACGTTGGCAGAGATGCAGACAGTGGCGATGGCGAATCAGATCAATGCTGGCTTGTGTGCTTTCTTTATGATCGTGGCTTTTGTGATGCTGTTTGCGGCATTTGGCATAATTCGCCGTGCGCTGGCAAGTCCTGAGCCAACGGTACATGAATCCCCAGCAGTTTACCGTGATCCAGCGGAAATCAAGCCGACTGCACATCACTAA
- a CDS encoding YbdD/YjiX family protein, which produces MNLKFVKSGKTVIYKIIKMTVMSQKDLILNPKNWSRIATLWQRLQQSFRLMVGVPDYQNYLAHMKQHHPDLEVMDAKTFYRYCVDTRYPSAGGGMKKCPC; this is translated from the coding sequence ATGAATCTGAAATTTGTTAAAAGCGGAAAAACTGTGATCTATAAGATCATCAAAATGACCGTGATGTCGCAAAAGGATCTGATCCTGAATCCGAAGAATTGGTCACGCATTGCAACGTTATGGCAACGTCTGCAGCAGAGTTTCCGTTTGATGGTCGGTGTGCCGGATTACCAGAATTATCTGGCGCACATGAAACAGCACCATCCGGATCTGGAGGTGATGGATGCTAAAACCTTTTACCGTTACTGTGTAGATACTCGGTATCCATCTGCTGGCGGTGGCATGAAGAAATGTCCATGTTAA
- a CDS encoding MoxR family ATPase — protein MWGIKQKANHDIVHITAQLEQQIASYTPHIQKFLEEVNAIVLDKQAQTKLALCCLIAGGHVLFEDLPGLGKTTLASSLAHLAGLKFQRIQFTNDMLASDVIGINMFNQKEHQFEFKQGPIFTQILLADEINRCSPKTQSALLEAMEEGFVTVDGMRYALPQPFWVIATQNPLFQSGTYALPESQLDRFLMRLSLGYPSRQAEKLLLQQESRFALIATLENVFSEDQILELQSLVQQVHISDLVQEYLLDLAAETRKNRYGLSTRGLLALKRAAQAYALIEGRAFVTPDDVQAVFVAVSSHRLGLSEAETQNVMQQVAVS, from the coding sequence ATGTGGGGCATAAAGCAGAAAGCCAATCATGACATCGTACACATAACGGCTCAGCTGGAACAACAAATTGCCAGCTATACCCCCCATATTCAGAAGTTTCTTGAAGAAGTCAATGCAATTGTGCTGGATAAGCAGGCACAGACCAAACTGGCCTTATGCTGTCTGATTGCTGGTGGGCATGTGCTGTTTGAAGACTTGCCCGGACTTGGTAAAACCACTTTGGCCAGCAGCCTGGCGCACCTTGCTGGTCTGAAGTTTCAGCGGATTCAATTTACCAATGACATGCTGGCCAGCGATGTGATTGGGATCAACATGTTTAACCAGAAAGAACATCAATTTGAATTTAAGCAGGGACCAATTTTTACACAGATTCTGTTGGCCGATGAAATTAACCGTTGCAGTCCGAAAACCCAGAGTGCCTTACTGGAAGCCATGGAAGAAGGTTTTGTGACTGTGGATGGTATGCGTTATGCCTTGCCCCAGCCATTCTGGGTGATTGCGACACAAAACCCGTTATTTCAAAGTGGTACCTATGCCTTGCCAGAATCACAACTGGACCGTTTTCTGATGCGTTTATCATTGGGTTATCCATCGCGCCAGGCTGAGAAATTGCTGTTGCAACAGGAATCGCGTTTTGCCTTGATTGCCACTTTGGAAAATGTCTTTAGTGAAGACCAGATTTTGGAGCTACAAAGTCTGGTACAGCAGGTACATATTAGTGATCTGGTGCAGGAATATCTGCTGGATCTTGCAGCGGAAACCCGTAAAAATCGTTATGGCTTATCAACGCGTGGTTTACTGGCATTGAAACGCGCTGCACAGGCGTATGCTTTGATTGAAGGTCGTGCCTTCGTAACGCCGGATGATGTACAGGCTGTGTTTGTCGCCGTATCTTCACATCGTTTGGGTTTAAGTGAAGCTGAAACACAGAATGTGATGCAGCAGGTCGCAGTGAGTTAG